The stretch of DNA gttgtggtgacccccaactataaaattatttctttgctatttcataactgtaactttactaataactgttataaattgtaatgttaatatctaatatgcaggatatctaatatttGATCCTGTGAAAGGATTGTTTGACGACCCCAGagaggttgagaatcactggtttaAAGGCTTATTGTTGGGTTATcctaatagaaattttaaaatatgtgtgtgtatatgtgtgtgtgtgtgtgtgtgtgtgtgtgtgtatcagtattAAACTCAGTACATGGTATCCATGATAGAACATACTTAAGGAAAACAAGTATAACTCAAATTGATTAAAGGCTTAGCCTAGTCTGGTGTGAGGCTATATTCCTTTAATCTTaccactcaggtggcagaggcaaggggatctctgagtttgaggccaacttgtctccatagtgagttctaggccaactaaGGTAAcctaatgagatcctgtctcaaaaaacctactACCAACAGAAAAGGCTTAGGCACCACCCAATCATCAAGTCCTGTAATGTAAATCCCACTGTTATCCTGGTGTTAGGGAGCAGGCAACTAAGACTGAGCTGTTCAGTGACCCATCCAGGAGGAAAGAGCTGATGGGTTGGGCTCAAGTGTAAGTCTGAAGCTAACCTGTGTACCTAAGCACTAGGCTGCTGATCTTTGGTGTAGCATCACGTCAGTGTCATGTCACCAGTCAGAGAGGGCTTGcttcacattttctgtttttgtgggttttttatttcttttgtattttttgaatTTAGGTAGTATGGGAATTCAAATTCTGAGCTCTGGGAAAAGATTAATTTTAGTTTAGTCTAGGTGTAGACAATTCTAGAATCTTGCttgctagtttgtttgtttatttatacattttgagatagagtctcactaagttgcccaggctgcccttgaactcactctgtagcccaggaggACCTTGAACATGTGATCTtcctcctcagccttctgagtaggAGAGCCATAGCCCCAAGCCACCAGACTTAGTTCTCTGTGTATTTGgtgggttgttgttttgtttgtttttaaaggaccTTACATGAAATTGAGGTGTCAGATCCCAATTATGTGTTTCTTATTTAACTGTCAATCATTTAACTATTTCCTAAGTACATATATATCAGAGGCTGAGCTAGAGTGCGGTTATAAGTAAGTTAGACCCTGTCTTCAAGAACTCTGTAGTCTGATAGAAATTAATGTAAAGCGAATAATTGATCTGTCTCGCGTTAGGCACTCCCTGGTGCTGTGACAGAATGCCTAAGAAAACAGGATTTGTGCTTTCAGTCTCAGGCCTTAGTCCACTTGCAGCTGGCTGGCTCCCCAATACTTTAACATTGGGAAGGCATGAGATACCATGAAAGAAGGCATAACAGAAACGCTACccacaagctgggcagtggtggcgcacgtctttaatcccagcacttgggaggcagaggcaggtggatttctgagttcgaggccagcctggtctacagagtgagttccaggacagccagggctacacagagaaaccctgtctcggggaaaaaaaaaaaaaaaggaaaagctacCCACTTGGTAGTAGGCAGACAGAAAGCAGGAACAGTGCAGTGACCAGGGACTAGATAAACAGCCCTGGCAGGCGTGTACTTAGTGACTCTTCTTCCACCTTGGCCCCATCTCCTAGTTTCTTCTACCTCCAAGTAATGCAGTCACATGACATTGTGACTCCATGAGTGGAGAATACACTGGTGAAGCCAGAGTCCTTGTGACCTAGTCACTTCCCCAGAGCCCCTCAGCTGGCCACCAAGGCTGTAAGGTTGCACACCTGAGCCTTCAGGGGGCATTTCAAGTTCAAAGTCTAACACTCAGTTCTCCTGTCTGCTAAATGCTACAATGGTATACCCTCCTTTGGGTATTAAAAGATCAATGACATTAAAATCTTTGGTACAGAGCTTTGCTGATAGTAATATGGTGTCAAACATCAGGTATACTCAGAATAGAAGACTTCTAGCAGGCCTGTTTTAAGAAGTTTgcaacaagccgggcggtggtggcgcacgcctttcatcccagctcttgggaggcagaggcaggtggatttctgagtttgaggccagcctgatctacagagtgagtgagttccaggacatccagggctatacagagaaaccctgtctcgggggaaaaaaaaagtttgcaacAGACTTTACAAGTCTGAAAGATCCAGTCTTTCAGATGTTGCAGAGGAATATAAAGAGGAGTATTACAACTGGAGGGGAAATAGCATGGATCACGGTTTGGTCCATAACTTGTATGTATCACTGTTAAACTCAGTACATGGTATCCATGGTAGAGCACACTAATAAAGACAAGTATAACTAAGATTGATAACGGCTTAGcccagccaggtgtggtagcaatgcttttaatcctagcattgtagggacagagacaggagaatcactgtgagtttggggccagtctgTACTATACTGCAAGTGCCAGGCCTGGACTACATactaaaaccctgtcttaaaaaaaaaaaaaaaaaagaaaagaaaagaaaagaaacaaacaaacaagttgacAAGCTGTCTCAGTtaggtttactgctgtgagcagacaccacaaccaaggcaagtcttataaaggacagcatttaattggggctggcttacaggttcagtccattatcattaaggtgggaacatggtggcatccaggctGGCATgttgcaggcagagctgagagttctacatcttcatttgaatgctgctagcagaatactgacttccaggcagtgaGGATGAGGATATTAAaacccacacctacagtgacacacctactccaaaaggccacagctcctaacagtgccactccctgggccaaacatatacaaaccatcacacaagcAGAGGTGATATAAAATGCAGATATGATCATTCAGACAACAGAGTAGATAAGGTGGCTAGAAAGTGTGGTATGGTACAAAGATGGGGTTGGAGTGAAGTCCTGCTAGAGTTTTGTCTCTGATGTGACACTGTAGATTACACTCACCACATGACAAATGCTAGCTCCCCCTCAGTCTGCTCTGAGCTATGAGTTGTTTAGCTTCTAGTGCTAGCTAAACAACGGCATTGTGAAGGTGAGGCCTGCCTTGTCTTGTGTTTGTATTGCTCAGACACCTTCAGGTAACAGAATTCTGAACTTACACCCCCAGAATGCCTGTCATAGAACATGCCGGTGAATAGACAGATCAGATCAAAGAGGAAACctgagagaggaagcagggatgTTGGGATGAAGGACTAGAGAAATTAGATTGTCAATATGCTGGCTCCCAGGATAAACTGCTTCAGGGAAACAGTCCACCAATGCTGTCCACCGCTGCTTCAAGTGCATCGTCCCCGTTTGCTGCCTCTGCTCTAACTCCACAGAGGTCTGCTCTGTTGCACTATCTAGTAGCCATATTGACTTTGAAATTACTAGGATGCTTTTCAAAATTATACTTGTATATTTGTGATTTAAAGATTTTAGAAGCCAAATAAACattatcatttacattttaagtaaTAATTAACAATTTCATTATatacctttaaaatataaatatttttgtttggtttggcttgctTTTGCTTGTTTGAGTTTTATGTGTGAActcgagtgttttgcctgcatgatgTGGGCTGttgtatgggtgctggaaactgaagccaggccctccctctgccagagcagtcagtgcttctaaccactaagccatctctccagggccCTGGTTTTAGTTTTCGGAGGAGGGTCTCTCTataattaacaattttaaatCATCCAGCTAAATGGCAGTAATTACATTCATTATGTCACCTGCAACTGTCACTGCTGTTTCTAAAATCTTTTCATCACTCCTAACAGAAACACTGCACCTAGTAAGGAGCAGCTCTCCATTCTTCTTCAGCCGCCTGTAACCACCCCTTTTTTAACTGTAGGTTTTCCCCTACTCCACACATCTCTGTCCTTGTCCCTTGTATATGGGTGTGTGGCCTGACTGATGTATGTGctccacttgcatgcctggtacGCActaagccagaagaggacatctgatcccttggaactggagttacagacagttgtgagccaccatatgggtgctgggaatcaaaaccaggtcttctagaagaatagcaagtatttttaactactgagcccttTGTCCAGCCCAGTTCTGTCTATTTGTAAGTGTCTTCTTAGATATTTCTCCTTTCGtttgttctggttttttgttgttgttgttgttgttgttgttgttgttgttgttgtctgcttggtttttcgagacagggtttctctgtgtagccctggctgtcttggaactcactctgtagaccaggctggcctcgaactcagaaatccgcctgcctctgcctcccaagtgctgggattagaggcgtgcgccaccaccacccggctgttctgtttttttttttttgttttttttttgttttgttttgttttttccagagaGGGCTTATTTATCCCTGGCtgtctgtgagtgctgggattgagggcCTGGCtttgttttagatattttgtGGATGTGGTACCATACAATTTTTGccttttgtgtctgtttttttttttccttagtatgtttcaggagttcaaagttatAACCCATACCAGAACTTCCTTGTTCGTATAGAAGAATGACATCCGTGATGTTTCAGCCCGCTCTGCTTACccattgtttctctttctctctttttttttttttcttttattctttcttttattgagacagtctgtctgtagctctggctgttctggaaatctctatttagaccaggctgtcctcaaactcaaagagattgacctgcctcagcctcccaagtgcttggattaaaggctgCACCACAACACCTAGGTCCATTCATCTTTTGATGGGTATTTAGTTGTTTTCAGCTTTTAGCTACTGTAAATAATGGTACAGTGAACACCAGCATATAGGCATCCTTTCGAGTTTCTGTGTTTAGTTCCTTTGACTGTATGTTCAGTATAAAAGCAGAGTGCCAATTTTAATCACTGTTCTCTCTAGCCTCTCGCACCTAGAATAGACCGCACTGCTTAGCGCCCCCTGGTGGTGAATAGTCTGAGCATCTCTGCGTTTCCTGCTGTTAGGCAATAGGTTGAATGCACAGAGGCTTGTTGATGAACCATAGAAACAGTTACATTCAAAGAGtgattttttttgctgttgtattTCATCAAGGCAGATTGCCAGATTTAAACCTCCAAGGAAGAATTTGTTTTAACCTAAGATTGTTAGAAACCAAAAGGCCAACTAGGTTGTATTTCATtttgtgtgggtttgtttttgttttaacagtGAATGCATAAAAATACAACCAGCTGACATCCAGCCCGATATATTCAGCTACTTGTTGCATATTATGTACACAGGAAAGGGGCCGAAACAGATTGTGGATCATGGTCGTTTGGAGGAAGGGATCCGATTTCTTCATGCTGACTACCTTTCTCACATTGCAACTGAAATGAATCAAGtgttctcaccagagactgtacAGACATCAAATTTGTATGGTATTCAGATTTCAACAACCCAGAAAACAGCTGTCAAACAAGGGCTAGAGATGAAAGAAGCTCCTCCCAATAACAGTGGAAACAGAGCTGCTGTCCCAGGGGACCACCCCCAGCTGCAGCTCTCCCTTGCAATTGGGCTAGATGATGGGGGTGCAGAGCAGCAGAGGGAGAGGGCCCATCCTGCTGCCCAGGCTGTGGAGGAGCACCAGAAGCCTCCAGTGGCCATCAAACAGGAGACATGTGATCCAGAGTCTGTGCTCTCCCAAAGCCACTCCTCGTCCTCATCAGAGGTGACTGGCCCCTCTTTTACAGAAAACAGTATCAAAGTCCACTTATGCCATTACTGTGGGGAGCGTTTCGAGTCCCGAAGTAACCTGAGACAGCACCTCCATACCCATGTGTCTGAATCTCTCCCTTTTGGTGTCCCTGCTTCCATTTTGGAAAGTAATGACCTTGGTGAAGTACATCCACTTGGTGACAGCAGTGAGACTCTTGAATGCCGGAGGCTCAGCTCCTTCATTGTCAAGGAgaatgagcagcagcagcagcagccaccgcCTGAGCGCTCGGGCAGGAGTACCTCAGAGCCCTTACAGATCAGCCAGGTCTCTCTCATCTCCAAAGACACAGAGCCGGTAGAGTtaaactgtaatttttctttttcaaggaaaagaaaagtcagtTGTACCATTTGTGGTCATAAATTTCTTCGAAAGAGCCAGTTACTggaacacatgtatacacacaaaggtAAACCCTACAGATATAACCGATGCCAAAGGTTTGGAAATTCATTGGCCCAGAGGTTTCAGCAGTATTGTGACAGCTGGCCCGATGTCCCCTTAAAAAGTTCTCGCTTGTCACAAGAACATTTAGATTTGCCTTGTGCCTTAGAGTCCGAGCTCACACAAGCAGGTGTGGACACCATCCTTGTGGAGTAGCTGCTGCTGCTCCCGCAGCATTTTATACTGATCTTGGAAGAGACTCACGTGCCATTTCTAGTCATAAATTAGTTACCTCCTCATGGTCTTTTGACTTAAAATAATCTGTCCCTAGTTTTGAGGTTGTACATACCAGTTCTCATTATAAGACATGGCTATTAAATGTAACTTTCAAATTATCCTATGAgcttttttataaattaaatcatAATTTGAAAATCAGAAGTTAATGTAGAAACTTTAGAGTGAGTGTTATTTATACAATGTCTTGTTTTTCCAGGTTGCAGAATCAGTAAAATGAACTTGAATATGAAGCAGATAAGATCTGTTTTACAGACTATCTTAGAGACTGTGAATGGAATCatctgtagagtgcttgcctagcatgtgtgaggccctaggtcCAGTGGtcagcacacactcacatgctcacacacaaacacacttctAAACTGTCACTTGGCTTATGTTTCATAGGAATTATGTTCTta from Arvicanthis niloticus isolate mArvNil1 chromosome 23, mArvNil1.pat.X, whole genome shotgun sequence encodes:
- the Zbtb25 gene encoding zinc finger and BTB domain-containing protein 25 isoform X2: MRLFRQRVLFSVLVVCSWSSNSLAKEMVVYLHRSVVTCLLYSGSLLVPSLSLPDLAAMDTASHSLVLLQQLNMQREFGFLCDCTVAIGDVYFKAHRAVLAAFSNYFKMIFIHQTSECIKIQPADIQPDIFSYLLHIMYTGKGPKQIVDHGRLEEGIRFLHADYLSHIATEMNQVFSPETVQTSNLYGIQISTTQKTAVKQGLEMKEAPPNNSGNRAAVPGDHPQLQLSLAIGLDDGGAEQQRERAHPAAQAVEEHQKPPVAIKQETCDPESVLSQSHSSSSSEVTGPSFTENSIKVHLCHYCGERFESRSNLRQHLHTHVSESLPFGVPASILESNDLGEVHPLGDSSETLECRRLSSFIVKENEQQQQQPPPERSGRSTSEPLQISQVSLISKDTEPVELNCNFSFSRKRKVSCTICGHKFLRKSQLLEHMYTHKGCRISKMNLNMKQIRSVLQTILETVNGIICRVLA
- the Zbtb25 gene encoding zinc finger and BTB domain-containing protein 25 isoform X3 gives rise to the protein MDTASHSLVLLQQLNMQREFGFLCDCTVAIGDVYFKAHRAVLAAFSNYFKMIFIHQTSECIKIQPADIQPDIFSYLLHIMYTGKGPKQIVDHGRLEEGIRFLHADYLSHIATEMNQVFSPETVQTSNLYGIQISTTQKTAVKQGLEMKEAPPNNSGNRAAVPGDHPQLQLSLAIGLDDGGAEQQRERAHPAAQAVEEHQKPPVAIKQETCDPESVLSQSHSSSSSEVTGPSFTENSIKVHLCHYCGERFESRSNLRQHLHTHVSESLPFGVPASILESNDLGEVHPLGDSSETLECRRLSSFIVKENEQQQQQPPPERSGRSTSEPLQISQVSLISKDTEPVELNCNFSFSRKRKVSCTICGHKFLRKSQLLEHMYTHKGKPYRYNRCQRFGNSLAQRFQQYCDSWPDVPLKSSRLSQEHLDLPCALESELTQAGVDTILVE
- the Zbtb25 gene encoding zinc finger and BTB domain-containing protein 25 isoform X1; amino-acid sequence: MRLFRQRVLFSVLVVCSWSSNSLAKEMVVYLHRSVVTCLLYSGSLLVPSLSLPDLAAMDTASHSLVLLQQLNMQREFGFLCDCTVAIGDVYFKAHRAVLAAFSNYFKMIFIHQTSECIKIQPADIQPDIFSYLLHIMYTGKGPKQIVDHGRLEEGIRFLHADYLSHIATEMNQVFSPETVQTSNLYGIQISTTQKTAVKQGLEMKEAPPNNSGNRAAVPGDHPQLQLSLAIGLDDGGAEQQRERAHPAAQAVEEHQKPPVAIKQETCDPESVLSQSHSSSSSEVTGPSFTENSIKVHLCHYCGERFESRSNLRQHLHTHVSESLPFGVPASILESNDLGEVHPLGDSSETLECRRLSSFIVKENEQQQQQPPPERSGRSTSEPLQISQVSLISKDTEPVELNCNFSFSRKRKVSCTICGHKFLRKSQLLEHMYTHKGKPYRYNRCQRFGNSLAQRFQQYCDSWPDVPLKSSRLSQEHLDLPCALESELTQAGVDTILVE